In the genome of Maribacter forsetii DSM 18668, the window TGATGCGGTCAAATGCTTAAAATCGATTATATGGCCTTTAATTCGTAAACAATTGCCAGCAGCTAAATTGCATATTTACGGAGCATATTTGCCACAACAAATTCTAGAAATGCATAACCCTGCAGCCGGATTTCTTGTAAACGGTAGGGCAGAAGATGTTAATGAAGTCATGCAATCGGCAAAAGTATGTCTAGCTCCGCTACGTTTTGGCGCGGGAATAAAAGGTAAACTACTTTCAGCTATGCAAAACGGTACACCCAGCGTTACCACAACTATTGGTGCCGAAGGCATGCACGGCATTCTGGACTGGAATGGATACGTTGAAAACGACCATACCGCTTTTGTGGAAGCTGCTGTTAGATTATATACCACTGAACTTACCTGGCAAAATGCTCAAGATCAAGGAAAAACTTTAGTGAATGCCTTGTATAACAAACATAATTTAGAGCACATATTTATTGATAAAATTAATCAGCTTCAAAAAGGGCTAATAACACATAGAATTCAAAACTTTACGGGAGCTTTATTACAACATCAAACTATGACTGCTACCAAATTCATGAGCAAGTGGATTGAGGAGAAGAACAAAGTGTGATTTTTAATTTTGAATCTAATTTTTTACACTAATTATTTCTCTATCTAAAAGAAAATCTGGATTATATTCTTCGTACTTAGCATCAATATATTCTAAGTAATTATATTCATGTAAATAAAATGAACTTCCTTCGTAATTAAGATTATCAATTTCTAAATCAGGATATTTATTCAAAATTTCCTCAGGTAATTCGTAATTATATCCGTAATAATACTTTCCTTGATTTAAATGCCAGTTCACTTCCACATAGTCTATATCCTTCGTTCCTACAGAAGATTGAAAATAGTGACTTTGTCTGTTAAAACTATTAGATGAAGGTCCATTAAATTGAAAATTATTGACAGCATCATTAGTTACTTCTACATTCCAATACTCAATATCCGCTAATTGAAATCCAAGGGGTCTTTCACCATATTTTAAATATAAATAATTGAAATTACCATTTGTGTAATTTAAGTTAGTTATATACTTATCGAGAGTATTTAAATATCCTAGATTGATATTGTTTGAAGTTATTTTGTCATTGTCAAAGGGTAACATTAAGTTTAAAAGATAACCACCTCCTTCATTGTAAGCTTGATTTTCTTCAAAGCCAACAATTGAACAGAAATATTCTCCTCCATCAGGTAAGTATAATGGTACAATTTGGTCATAGCTATGTAATTCTGAACTATTGAAATTTATAGTTGCTCCATCAGTTAGGTTATCCAAAAATGTATATTTTGCATCACCATAAGTATCATAAATGGAAAATAAATAACGATTTTCTTGATAAAGAGGAATGTTCTCAAAGGCAATATTCGTAAGCTGATTTACTGTGGTTTCACTAAAACCACCTGATAAGGTAGAACCATATTTATTTGATAAAGTATAGGAAGCTGGAGAATTAAAATTGTTAGCATTAATTTTTAATTCACCTATAACATCTCCTCTAGAAGTAAAATCTACTGAAGTACCAGATATTAAATTCCAAACAGAACCGTCACTTATAGAAGAATGTGTTGAAATACTTATATATGTATTTTCTTCATAATTGAGAACATTAATTAAACTAATATTATAATCAATAATACCGTTTGTCTTAGGTTTTTCAAAAGATACAGAAGTTCCATTGTCTATTTGGATATAGTCTAAAACATCACCGTTATTGGCATCATTTACAACTAACCAAGATTCGCTATTTTCAGAATAATAATTATCATCAACATTTAAAGTAAAATAAATTTCATTTTCAATAGGCTCTTCTTCTGTAGGACTTTCCGTTTCTGTTACTATTTCAGCATCTACTGAAGAATCTGAAGAACAAGAAATCACAAAAAATAGAACTGGTATTAAGAATAGAATAATTTTTTTCATAAGTATAAAACGTAGGTACTATAAATATATTGGTTTTACCTGTATATACATCTATTAATAATTTTAATGCTGGATTTTCGGAAGTACATTATTTAGAACCTATAAAAACTTTCAATGCAAATGATAACTAAGTCTGTTCTTTCAATTACTGAAATTTAATTGTTTCCCAAGTTTATGAACAGATGGATTTAGGAGAAGAATAGAGGATAGTTGCTTAGTTTCTTTTTTAAACTAGTAAAATATGTTAACTAGCAGATTTAAATCTTTGTACTAAATAATTAAACAAATATGAAAAACCCTACTATCGGATTTATAGGACTCGGCCTAATGGGCGCCAACATGGTTGAGAACCTACAGAAAAGAGGTTTCCAACTAAATGTAATGGACCTTAACAAAGATGCAGTAGCAACTGTTATCGCTCGCGGTAATGCTAAAGAAGCTGCTTCTCCAAAAGAATTAGCTGAAAACAGCGACATTATAATGTTCTGTTTAACGACTTCTGCTGTTGTAGAAAAAATCGTTTATGGTGAAAATGGTATTCTTGAAGGTATTAAAGAAGGTACTGTTTTGATCGATTTTGGAACATCAATTCCTGCATCTACGCAAAAAATTGGTAAAGACCTTGCTGCAAAAGGCGCTGGTATGATTGATGCTCCACTTGGTCGTACACCGGCTCATGCAAAAGACGGATTGCTAAACATTATGGCTGCCGGTGATAAAGATACCTTTGAAAAGGTAAAACCTATATTAGATGTACAAGGAGAACATGTATTTCATTTAGGACCTCTAGGTGCTGGTCATACGACTAAGTTGATTAATAATTTTATGGGGATGACTACTGTTGTAGCTATGTCACAAGCTTTTGCAGCCGCTAAACTTGCTGGTGTAGACGGACAACAACTTTTTGATATTATGTCTTCTGGACCATCGAATTCACCGTTCATGAAATTTTGTAAAAACTACGCAGTAGACAATGTAAGTGATTTAGGTTTTTCTATCGCCAATGCGAATAAAGATCTTGGTTATTTTGTACAAATGATGGACGATCTTGGTACAGAATCTAAGGTTGCTTCTGCTACTTCTGCTAGCCTACAGGCTGCTTTTGATGAAGGTATGGCAAGTGCAAATGTCCCAGAAATCTTTGATTATTTCGTGAAGTTGAAGAAATAATCAATTAAGATTTTTTTAGTTGTGTGAAATAGTTCACACAACTGTCAAGCTAAGCTTGGTGCGAAAGCAGAGAAAATTTTTAGTTTTACTGTACGTACGAAGCTTAGCTTTTTTATTTAAAGCTCAATCTAGAGTTCTAACTGCTACAAAGTTTATTAGTAAATGGATAGAGGAGAAGAATAGGGGTTAGTTGGGGTTTCGTTATCGGTTCGGCTAAGCGTAGTGCGGAAGTAAGGAAACGTTGAATTTCCGTCTGCGCACGAAGCTAAAGCTTATTGTTTAGTTTTATTTTTTCTTGTCCAAAGCTAAATCCATAAGATTTAGCGACATTATAAATATATACAGACCTTTCGGTTTTGCCCTAAAGTCCGCATTACGTTTAGGTATTGTTGGCAACAGTTTTTTCCCGCAAGCTATTTTTTAACCCAAATGGTTTGAACCATTCTTTCGTTTATTTGAGTTATCTCTTGCAGA includes:
- a CDS encoding NAD(P)-dependent oxidoreductase, producing the protein MKNPTIGFIGLGLMGANMVENLQKRGFQLNVMDLNKDAVATVIARGNAKEAASPKELAENSDIIMFCLTTSAVVEKIVYGENGILEGIKEGTVLIDFGTSIPASTQKIGKDLAAKGAGMIDAPLGRTPAHAKDGLLNIMAAGDKDTFEKVKPILDVQGEHVFHLGPLGAGHTTKLINNFMGMTTVVAMSQAFAAAKLAGVDGQQLFDIMSSGPSNSPFMKFCKNYAVDNVSDLGFSIANANKDLGYFVQMMDDLGTESKVASATSASLQAAFDEGMASANVPEIFDYFVKLKK